From a single Strix uralensis isolate ZFMK-TIS-50842 chromosome 27, bStrUra1, whole genome shotgun sequence genomic region:
- the ZNF414 gene encoding zinc finger protein 414 isoform X2, which translates to MKTEKDEAVPTFSLGGKYTGEGAGCSEAALPGGPMLVPGSGGTPAQDLRPLKRRPVPGKHYQCSSYGCKLAFPSMQELMDHLKVHYRPTQSLEGKTFQCPTLGCTETFPSMQDLMAHMKVHYKPNRYFKCENCMLRFRTHRSLFKHLHVCSDSASTPAPPPKADKPVLPATSALEKEPPAKPPEGLPKLPSVIRPLEKEAILPGTDSAPAAPATLPTSLPELPGSLEALPLVSPAPHPFPLLEPSLFGPSSLTRFSGPPPTSVPGPFLSYVHPSPYSLPQPPAQHRLRPYVPGHGPPVSNAVWKKSQGHSSNSRIVWEHTRGRYTCMQCPYSTASREEMTLHIEDHRKNPPPPGRLDAEMDFGVGLASFHAKLTPEMENSLYSQL; encoded by the exons ATGAAGACAGAGAAGGATGAGGCTGTGCCCACCTTCTCCCTGGGGGGTAAATACACCGGAGAGGGGGCAG GTTGCAGCGAAGCGGCTCTGCCCGGCGGCCCGATGCTGGTGCCAGGGAGCGGAGGGACCCCAGCCCAGGACCTGCGGCCACTGAAGCGCAGACCTGTCCCAG GGAAGCACTACCAGTGCTCAAGTTACGGCTGCAAACTGGCCTTCCCCAGCATGCAGGAGCTGATGGACCACCTGAAGGTCCACTACAGACCCACGCAGTCCCTCGAGG GCAAAACCTTCCAGTGCCCCACGCTGGGCTGCACAGAGACCTTCCCCAGCATGCAGGACCTCATGGCCCACATGAAGGTGCACTACAAGCCCAACCGCTACTTCAA GTGTGAGAACTGCATGCTGCGCTTCCGGACACACCGCTCGCTCTTCAAGCACCTGCACGTCTGCTCCGACAGCGCCAGcacccccgcgccgccccccaaAGCTGACAAGCCTGTCCTGCCTGCTACCTCTGCCCTGGAGAAGGAGCCCCCGGCCAAGCCGCCCGAGGGGCTTCCCAAACTCCCGAGCGTTATCCGGCCCCTGGAGAAAGAAGCCATCCTCCCTGGCACGGACTCTGCCCCGGCGGCCCCCGCCAcgctccccaccagcctccctgAGCTGCCCGGCTCGCTGGAGGCGCTGCCGCTGGTCTCgccggccccccaccccttcccgctgctggagcccagccttTTCGGGCCGTCGTCCTTGACTCGGTTCTCAGGGCCACCCCCCACCTCGGTGCCGGGGCCGTTCCTGTCCTACGTGCACCCTTCGCCCTACAGTTTGCCGCAGCCCCCGGCGCAGCATCGCCTCCGGCCCTACGTGCCGGGCCACGGCCCCCCCGTCTCCAACGCCGTCTGGAAGAAAAGCCAAG GGCACTCCTCCAACAGCCGCATCGTGTGGGAGCACACGCGGGGCCGCTACACCTGCATGCAGTGCCCCTACTCCACCGCCTCGCGGGAGGAGATGACCCTGCACATCGAGGACCACCGCAAGAACCCCCCACCGCCCGGGCGCCTGGACGCAGAGATGG aTTTCGGGGTGGGCCTCGCCTCCTTCCACGCCAAGCTGACGCCGGAGATGGAGAACTCCCTGTACTCCCAGCTCTGA
- the ZNF414 gene encoding zinc finger protein 414 isoform X1 yields the protein MKTEKDEAVPTFSLGGKYTGEGAGCSEAALPGGPMLVPGSGGTPAQDLRPLKRRPVPGKHYQCSSYGCKLAFPSMQELMDHLKVHYRPTQSLEGKTFQCPTLGCTETFPSMQDLMAHMKVHYKPNRYFKCENCMLRFRTHRSLFKHLHVCSDSASTPAPPPKADKPVLPATSALEKEPPAKPPEGLPKLPSVIRPLEKEAILPGTDSAPAAPATLPTSLPELPGSLEALPLVSPAPHPFPLLEPSLFGPSSLTRFSGPPPTSVPGPFLSYVHPSPYSLPQPPAQHRLRPYVPGHGPPVSNAVWKKSQGVSVSPLLPCFGSGVTPGHSSNSRIVWEHTRGRYTCMQCPYSTASREEMTLHIEDHRKNPPPPGRLDAEMDFGVGLASFHAKLTPEMENSLYSQL from the exons ATGAAGACAGAGAAGGATGAGGCTGTGCCCACCTTCTCCCTGGGGGGTAAATACACCGGAGAGGGGGCAG GTTGCAGCGAAGCGGCTCTGCCCGGCGGCCCGATGCTGGTGCCAGGGAGCGGAGGGACCCCAGCCCAGGACCTGCGGCCACTGAAGCGCAGACCTGTCCCAG GGAAGCACTACCAGTGCTCAAGTTACGGCTGCAAACTGGCCTTCCCCAGCATGCAGGAGCTGATGGACCACCTGAAGGTCCACTACAGACCCACGCAGTCCCTCGAGG GCAAAACCTTCCAGTGCCCCACGCTGGGCTGCACAGAGACCTTCCCCAGCATGCAGGACCTCATGGCCCACATGAAGGTGCACTACAAGCCCAACCGCTACTTCAA GTGTGAGAACTGCATGCTGCGCTTCCGGACACACCGCTCGCTCTTCAAGCACCTGCACGTCTGCTCCGACAGCGCCAGcacccccgcgccgccccccaaAGCTGACAAGCCTGTCCTGCCTGCTACCTCTGCCCTGGAGAAGGAGCCCCCGGCCAAGCCGCCCGAGGGGCTTCCCAAACTCCCGAGCGTTATCCGGCCCCTGGAGAAAGAAGCCATCCTCCCTGGCACGGACTCTGCCCCGGCGGCCCCCGCCAcgctccccaccagcctccctgAGCTGCCCGGCTCGCTGGAGGCGCTGCCGCTGGTCTCgccggccccccaccccttcccgctgctggagcccagccttTTCGGGCCGTCGTCCTTGACTCGGTTCTCAGGGCCACCCCCCACCTCGGTGCCGGGGCCGTTCCTGTCCTACGTGCACCCTTCGCCCTACAGTTTGCCGCAGCCCCCGGCGCAGCATCGCCTCCGGCCCTACGTGCCGGGCCACGGCCCCCCCGTCTCCAACGCCGTCTGGAAGAAAAGCCAAG GTGTGAGTGTCAGCCCACTCCTCCCATGCTTTGGCTCAGGAGTGACTCCAG GGCACTCCTCCAACAGCCGCATCGTGTGGGAGCACACGCGGGGCCGCTACACCTGCATGCAGTGCCCCTACTCCACCGCCTCGCGGGAGGAGATGACCCTGCACATCGAGGACCACCGCAAGAACCCCCCACCGCCCGGGCGCCTGGACGCAGAGATGG aTTTCGGGGTGGGCCTCGCCTCCTTCCACGCCAAGCTGACGCCGGAGATGGAGAACTCCCTGTACTCCCAGCTCTGA
- the LOC141935330 gene encoding acidic leucine-rich nuclear phosphoprotein 32 family member B isoform X1, translating to MEMKKRLTLELRNKKPGEVKELVLDNCRSDDGKIVGLSSDFENLEFLSMININLLSVSNLPKLSKLRKLELSDNRISGGLEVLAERTPNLTHLNLSGNKIKDINTLEPLKKLPNLHSLDLFNCEVTMLINYRESVFTLLPQLTYLDGFDADDQEAPDSDPEADGDGLEDEYENGEEGEEEDDDEEEDDLDEEVIDDEEDEDDDLEGEEEEDGVDDEEEDEEEDGEDDEEDEADDDLPRGEKRKRNLEDEGEEDPEDEEDDEDD from the exons atgGAGATGAAGAAGCGGTTGACGCTGGAGCTGCGTAATAAGAAGCCGGGCGAG GTGAAGGAGCTGGTTCTTGATAACTGCCGTTCGGACGATGGGAAGATCGTTGGTCTCTCTTCAGATTTCGAGAACCTGGAGTTCCTCAGCATGATCAACATCAACTTGTTGTCCGTCTCCAATCTCCCCAAACTCAGTAAACTCCGGAAG CTGGAGCTGAGTGATAACAGGATTTCTGGTGGCCTTGAAGTTCTAGCAGAGAGAACTCCTAACCTGACACACTTGAATCTAAGCGGCAACAAGATCAAAGACATCAACACCCTGGAGCCCTTG aaaaagtTGCCAAACCTCCATAGTCTGGACCTCTTCAACTGTGAGGTGACGATGCTCATCAACTACCGGGAGAGCGTGTTCACCCTTCTGCCCCAGCTCACCTACCTGGATGGATTTGATGCTGATGACCAGGAAGCCCCTGACTCAGACCCTGAAGCAGATGGGGATGGACTGGAAGATGAGTATGAGAACGGGGAAG AAGGTGAGGAAGAGGACGatgatgaggaggaagatgattTGGATGAAGAAGTCATTGACGatgaagaagatgaagatgaCGATCTGGAAGGTGAAGAAGAGGAGGATGGAGTAGATGATGAG gaggaagatgaggaggaagatggtgaGGATGATGAAGAAGATGAAGCTGATGATG ACCTTCCGcgaggggaaaagagaaaacgAAATCTAGAGGATGAAGGAGAGGAAGATCCAGAAGACGAAGAGGACGATGAGGATGACTGA
- the LOC141935330 gene encoding acidic leucine-rich nuclear phosphoprotein 32 family member B isoform X2, translating to MEMKKRLTLELRNKKPGEVKELVLDNCRSDDGKIVGLSSDFENLEFLSMININLLSVSNLPKLSKLRKLELSDNRISGGLEVLAERTPNLTHLNLSGNKIKDINTLEPLKKLPNLHSLDLFNCEVTMLINYRESVFTLLPQLTYLDGFDADDQEAPDSDPEADGDGLEDEYENGEGEEEDDDEEEDDLDEEVIDDEEDEDDDLEGEEEEDGVDDEEEDEEEDGEDDEEDEADDDLPRGEKRKRNLEDEGEEDPEDEEDDEDD from the exons atgGAGATGAAGAAGCGGTTGACGCTGGAGCTGCGTAATAAGAAGCCGGGCGAG GTGAAGGAGCTGGTTCTTGATAACTGCCGTTCGGACGATGGGAAGATCGTTGGTCTCTCTTCAGATTTCGAGAACCTGGAGTTCCTCAGCATGATCAACATCAACTTGTTGTCCGTCTCCAATCTCCCCAAACTCAGTAAACTCCGGAAG CTGGAGCTGAGTGATAACAGGATTTCTGGTGGCCTTGAAGTTCTAGCAGAGAGAACTCCTAACCTGACACACTTGAATCTAAGCGGCAACAAGATCAAAGACATCAACACCCTGGAGCCCTTG aaaaagtTGCCAAACCTCCATAGTCTGGACCTCTTCAACTGTGAGGTGACGATGCTCATCAACTACCGGGAGAGCGTGTTCACCCTTCTGCCCCAGCTCACCTACCTGGATGGATTTGATGCTGATGACCAGGAAGCCCCTGACTCAGACCCTGAAGCAGATGGGGATGGACTGGAAGATGAGTATGAGAACGGGGAAG GTGAGGAAGAGGACGatgatgaggaggaagatgattTGGATGAAGAAGTCATTGACGatgaagaagatgaagatgaCGATCTGGAAGGTGAAGAAGAGGAGGATGGAGTAGATGATGAG gaggaagatgaggaggaagatggtgaGGATGATGAAGAAGATGAAGCTGATGATG ACCTTCCGcgaggggaaaagagaaaacgAAATCTAGAGGATGAAGGAGAGGAAGATCCAGAAGACGAAGAGGACGATGAGGATGACTGA